One part of the Sphingobium yanoikuyae genome encodes these proteins:
- a CDS encoding circularly permuted type 2 ATP-grasp protein: protein MPFHEMFEPDGSLRPCYDEVQKWVERTGIAGLNRRMDEAEAIFRRIGITFAVYGEGGDPERLIPFDLLPRIFTANEWRILDKGIRQRARALNAFLHDVYHRGEIVKAGIMPADIIYRNSAYLAEMADFTPPGKVYSHIVGIDIVRTGPGSFEVLEDNCRTPSGVSYMLENREIMTRMFPELFAQGMVAPVDDYPAELLKSLKEVAPPACKGDPVVVVLTPGSLNSAYYEHSFLADLMGVELVEPADLFVDNDRVWMKTTLGPKAVDVIYRRIDDEYIDPLVFRPDSLLGVPGIFSVYRNGGVTLASAPGSGIADDKAVYIYVPEMIRFYLGEEPILDNIQTWQCSKPDEMAYVLEHLHELVAKEVHGSGGYGMLIGPKASKAEVEAYAERIKANPGEFIAQPTLDLSTVPTLGPASVVGRHADFRPYCLVGKQLRLVPGGLTRVALTEGSLVVNSSQGGGVKDTWVLQD from the coding sequence TTGCCCTTCCATGAAATGTTTGAGCCTGATGGTTCGCTGCGCCCCTGTTACGACGAAGTGCAGAAATGGGTGGAACGGACAGGCATAGCCGGGCTCAATCGTCGCATGGATGAGGCAGAAGCGATCTTCCGGCGCATCGGCATCACCTTCGCCGTCTATGGCGAGGGCGGCGACCCTGAACGACTGATCCCTTTCGACCTGCTGCCCCGCATCTTCACTGCGAATGAATGGCGCATCCTCGACAAGGGCATCCGCCAGCGGGCCCGCGCGCTCAACGCCTTCCTGCATGATGTCTATCATCGCGGCGAGATCGTGAAGGCGGGCATCATGCCGGCCGACATCATCTATCGCAACAGCGCCTATCTCGCCGAAATGGCCGACTTCACCCCGCCGGGTAAGGTCTATAGCCATATCGTCGGCATCGATATCGTGCGCACCGGGCCGGGCAGCTTCGAGGTGCTGGAGGATAATTGCCGCACCCCCTCGGGCGTGTCCTACATGCTCGAAAATCGCGAGATCATGACGCGCATGTTCCCCGAACTGTTCGCGCAGGGCATGGTCGCGCCGGTCGACGATTATCCCGCCGAACTGCTCAAGAGCCTGAAGGAAGTCGCGCCGCCTGCCTGCAAGGGCGATCCGGTGGTGGTGGTGCTGACGCCCGGCTCGCTCAACAGCGCCTATTATGAGCATAGCTTCCTTGCCGACCTGATGGGCGTGGAACTGGTCGAGCCGGCCGACCTGTTCGTCGACAATGACCGGGTCTGGATGAAGACGACGCTCGGTCCAAAGGCGGTCGATGTCATCTATCGCCGCATCGACGACGAATATATCGACCCGCTGGTTTTCCGGCCCGACAGCCTGCTCGGCGTCCCCGGCATCTTCAGTGTCTATCGCAATGGCGGCGTGACGCTGGCGTCGGCGCCCGGATCGGGCATCGCCGACGACAAGGCGGTCTACATCTATGTGCCGGAAATGATCCGCTTCTATCTGGGTGAGGAGCCGATCCTCGACAATATCCAGACCTGGCAATGCTCCAAGCCCGACGAAATGGCCTATGTGCTGGAGCATCTGCACGAACTGGTGGCCAAGGAAGTCCATGGTTCGGGCGGCTATGGCATGCTGATCGGCCCCAAGGCGAGCAAGGCCGAGGTCGAGGCCTATGCCGAGCGGATCAAGGCCAATCCCGGCGAGTTCATCGCCCAGCCGACGCTCGACCTGTCGACCGTGCCGACGCTCGGCCCGGCCAGTGTCGTCGGCCGCCATGCCGATTTCCGCCCCTATTGCCTGGTCGGCAAGCAATTGCGGCTGGTCCCTGGTGGTCTCACCCGCGTGGCGCTGACCGAAGGGTCGCTGGTGGTCAATTCCAGCCAGGGCGGCGGGGTCAAGGATACCTGGGTGTTGCAGGACTGA
- a CDS encoding alpha-E domain-containing protein — protein MLSRTAENLFWMARYMERAEATARLLSMGQRMAILPGAHHRDEWRSVVRATGAGHQFPDGVPVTESDVVSFLMLDADNPSSIRSCLLKARANAKSARTMLTQDMWEALNDGWRKLDSYDVAEAKAQLPALIDWVKTRVMTFRGAAHSGQLRNEGHDFLRCGSALERAQMTLRLLDVKYYVLLPETEVIGGNRDHYQWTSVLYALSGARAYHHVYGGTYTPWQITDFLMLNRLFPRSVAYCCDQLAYRLNRLAGWHNARGTCHDTVKQLVSELEELDAGEIFRRGLHETVQYSLMMSNRLGVEIAETYHFG, from the coding sequence ATGCTGAGCCGGACCGCCGAAAATCTCTTCTGGATGGCGCGCTATATGGAGCGCGCCGAAGCCACCGCCCGGCTGTTGTCGATGGGACAGCGCATGGCGATCCTGCCGGGCGCGCATCATCGCGACGAATGGCGATCGGTCGTGCGCGCGACCGGCGCCGGTCATCAATTCCCCGACGGCGTGCCGGTGACGGAAAGCGATGTCGTGTCCTTCCTGATGCTGGACGCCGACAATCCCAGCTCGATCCGCTCCTGCCTGCTCAAGGCCCGCGCCAACGCCAAGTCGGCGCGCACCATGCTGACCCAGGATATGTGGGAGGCGCTGAACGACGGCTGGCGCAAGCTCGACAGCTATGACGTGGCCGAGGCCAAGGCGCAGCTGCCGGCGCTGATCGACTGGGTGAAGACCCGCGTCATGACCTTCCGCGGCGCGGCCCATTCGGGCCAGCTGCGCAATGAAGGCCATGATTTCCTGCGCTGCGGATCGGCGCTGGAGCGGGCGCAGATGACGCTGCGGCTGCTCGATGTGAAATATTATGTGCTGCTGCCCGAAACCGAGGTGATCGGCGGCAATCGCGACCATTATCAATGGACCTCGGTGCTTTATGCGCTGTCGGGCGCGCGCGCCTATCATCATGTCTATGGCGGCACCTATACGCCCTGGCAGATCACCGATTTCCTGATGCTCAACCGGCTGTTTCCGCGCAGCGTCGCCTATTGCTGCGATCAGCTCGCCTATCGGCTCAACCGGCTGGCCGGCTGGCACAATGCGCGCGGCACCTGTCATGACACGGTGAAGCAGCTGGTGAGTGAATTGGAGGAACTGGACGCCGGCGAGATTTTCCGCCGCGGCCTGCATGAAACGGTGCAGTACAGCCTGATGATGAGCAACCGGCTCGGCGTCGAAATCGCCGAAACCTATCATTTCGGCTGA
- a CDS encoding alpha/beta fold hydrolase: protein MATFVLVHGGGHGGWCYQKVARRLRAAGREVHCPTLTGLGERAHLLNADIDLDTHIQDVVALMTFEGLEDVILVGHSYGGMVITGVADRVAERIRELVYLDAAHPRGGESLEILAPAQMEPTRAMGRTVDGIELVMWPFPGMAGFFGITDPADVAWTEARLTPHPWKCFGQPLRLENGDAAFRLPRTNINCTHALQNSPDEARARQLEGHRNFEIDTGHDLMITEPEAVATMLLEVAG from the coding sequence ATGGCGACATTCGTGCTGGTGCATGGCGGGGGACATGGCGGCTGGTGCTATCAGAAGGTCGCCCGGCGACTGCGCGCGGCGGGGCGTGAGGTGCATTGCCCGACGCTGACGGGCCTTGGCGAGCGCGCCCATCTGCTCAACGCCGACATCGATCTCGACACGCATATCCAGGATGTGGTGGCGCTGATGACGTTCGAGGGGCTGGAGGATGTCATCCTGGTCGGCCACAGCTATGGCGGGATGGTGATTACCGGTGTCGCCGATCGCGTGGCCGAGCGCATCCGCGAACTGGTCTATCTGGATGCCGCCCATCCCAGGGGCGGCGAATCCCTAGAGATATTGGCGCCAGCCCAGATGGAGCCGACCCGCGCCATGGGCCGCACCGTCGACGGGATCGAACTGGTGATGTGGCCCTTCCCCGGCATGGCGGGCTTCTTCGGCATCACCGATCCGGCCGATGTCGCCTGGACCGAGGCGCGGCTGACGCCGCATCCGTGGAAATGTTTCGGCCAGCCGCTACGGCTGGAAAATGGCGACGCGGCGTTTCGCCTGCCGCGCACCAATATCAATTGCACCCATGCGTTGCAGAACAGCCCGGACGAGGCCCGCGCCCGCCAACTGGAAGGCCATCGCAATTTCGAGATCGACACCGGCCATGACCTGATGATCACCGAGCCGGAGGCGGTCGCGACCATGTTGCTGGAGGTGGCGGGCTAG
- a CDS encoding transglutaminase family protein, protein MKLLVRHQTVYGYPASAGRVAMRLKLVPVDTPGQKVHDWQVSINGEALTNFRPNSYGEMEAVWVRHDSLNEAVIVAEGLVETRETHGIGGLPQCRVDARYFLRDTPLTRASDAIRAMVAALPEGDGPLAQLHALSAAISDAVQYRPGVTGADTTAAQAFALGAGVCQDHAQIFLAGARLLGVPARYVSGYLLAAEGDLLHETHGWAEALVPGLGWVGFDPSNRVCVTERYLRLASGLDADEAAPIRGSVTVAGDISIDADVRIAQAEDGVEERQLQRQQQQSTPTPRS, encoded by the coding sequence ATGAAATTGCTCGTCCGTCACCAGACCGTCTATGGCTATCCCGCCTCGGCCGGCCGCGTCGCCATGCGGCTGAAGCTGGTGCCGGTCGATACGCCGGGCCAGAAGGTCCATGACTGGCAGGTCAGCATAAATGGCGAGGCGCTGACCAATTTCCGTCCTAACAGCTATGGCGAGATGGAGGCGGTGTGGGTCCGCCATGACAGCCTGAACGAGGCGGTGATCGTTGCCGAGGGGCTGGTCGAAACGCGCGAGACGCATGGCATTGGCGGCCTGCCGCAATGCCGGGTCGATGCCCGCTATTTCCTGCGCGACACCCCGCTGACCAGGGCGTCGGATGCGATCCGCGCCATGGTCGCGGCTCTTCCCGAGGGCGACGGGCCGCTGGCGCAGCTCCATGCCCTCTCGGCCGCGATCAGCGATGCCGTTCAGTATCGGCCGGGCGTGACCGGCGCCGACACGACCGCGGCGCAGGCTTTTGCTTTGGGTGCTGGCGTGTGCCAGGATCACGCCCAGATCTTCCTCGCCGGTGCGCGCCTGCTGGGGGTGCCGGCCCGCTATGTCTCGGGCTATCTGCTCGCGGCCGAGGGCGATCTGCTGCACGAAACCCATGGCTGGGCCGAAGCGCTGGTGCCGGGGCTGGGCTGGGTCGGCTTCGATCCGTCCAACCGGGTCTGCGTCACTGAACGCTATCTGCGCCTGGCCAGTGGTCTGGATGCCGACGAAGCTGCCCCGATACGGGGCTCCGTTACGGTCGCGGGCGATATCAGCATTGACGCCGATGTCCGGATCGCGCAGGCGGAAGACGGAGTCGAGGAACGGCAATTGCAACGCCAGCAACAGCAGAGCACGCCCACGCCCCGCTCCTAG